A window of Costertonia aggregata contains these coding sequences:
- a CDS encoding DUF5606 family protein: protein MSLDKILSISGKPGLYKLLTQTRTGFVAESLLDGKRITVGMRSNVSVLSEIAIYTLDEELPLREVLQKIKDRENGGKTSVGHKEDKIKLEEYFFEVLPNYDEDRVYPSDIKKIIQWYNLLIEHGINDFSKTDDEDQNASDEEE from the coding sequence ATGAGTTTAGATAAAATTTTGTCCATTTCCGGTAAGCCCGGCCTCTATAAATTATTGACGCAAACCCGAACCGGTTTTGTGGCAGAATCCCTTTTAGACGGCAAAAGAATTACCGTTGGCATGCGTAGCAACGTTAGTGTGCTTTCTGAAATCGCAATTTACACCTTGGACGAGGAGCTGCCTTTAAGAGAAGTACTGCAAAAGATAAAGGACAGGGAAAACGGGGGCAAAACATCGGTAGGCCACAAAGAGGACAAAATCAAACTTGAGGAGTATTTTTTTGAGGTGCTGCCCAATTACGACGAGGACAGGGTTTACCCCAGTGACATAAAAAAAATCATTCAATGGTATAACTTATTGATCGAACACGGTATCAACGATTTTTCCAAAACCGATGATGAAGATCAAAATGCATCTGACGAAGAGGAATAA
- the def gene encoding peptide deformylase has translation MILPIVAYGDPVLRKAGKNIDKDYPELTTLISNMWETMYNANGVGLAAPQIGLPIRLFLVDTTPFSEDEDLNEEEQKALNGFKKVFINAKITDETGKEWPFNEGCLSIPDVREDVVRKETVHITYQDENFKEHLETYEGLLARVIQHEYDHIEGVLFTDKLSSLKKRLLKGRLANISKGKIRVDYRMKFPNIKKGR, from the coding sequence ATGATATTGCCCATTGTAGCCTACGGTGACCCTGTTTTGCGAAAAGCGGGAAAAAATATTGACAAAGATTATCCGGAGTTGACCACGTTGATTTCCAACATGTGGGAGACCATGTACAATGCCAATGGTGTAGGACTGGCAGCACCTCAAATAGGTCTGCCTATTCGTCTGTTTTTGGTAGATACCACTCCGTTTTCCGAAGATGAGGACCTCAATGAAGAAGAACAAAAGGCGTTGAACGGCTTCAAAAAAGTTTTTATCAATGCTAAAATAACCGACGAAACCGGCAAGGAATGGCCTTTTAATGAAGGTTGTTTGAGCATACCCGACGTGCGTGAGGACGTAGTAAGAAAGGAAACCGTACACATTACCTACCAAGACGAGAATTTCAAAGAGCATTTAGAAACCTATGAAGGGTTGTTGGCCCGAGTGATACAGCATGAGTATGACCATATTGAAGGTGTTTTGTTTACCGATAAGCTTTCATCTTTGAAAAAACGATTATTAAAAGGTAGGCTGGCTAACATATCAAAGGGGAAAATAAGGGTAGATTACAGAATGAAGTTCCCCAATATTAAAAAAGGACGTTAA